ATCTCGCCGACCAGTCCGCGCCGGACGGCGTCGGGCTTCAGGAGGACGAGGCTGCGCTGCGACATGGGGCGCTCCGAGGTTCTGGTGGCGACGGCGCTGCCGGGTGGCGACAGCGGTGATGATCGGTGCCGAGCCTACCCGGAGCGAATACCGGGACGTCAGCCGGTCAGCTGTGCGGCCGGAGGCCCGTCAAGGCCCCGGTACAAAAGTCAGGTGAGAAGTCCGGCCGGACACCCCGATGGCCGTACCGGGGCCCGGCCGGACGTCCGCTCAGACCGCGGCGGCCCGGGCCGCCTTGATCACGTCGATCTTCCGCCCGTAGTGCACCGAGGCCCACCACAGCGCGGCGAAGATCACGCCCAGTGCGTACATCATCCCGACCACCGCGCCGCTGGCGATCAGCGCGACCTGGAGCACCCACCCGACGGCCACCGCACCCGGGCGCGTGATCATCCCGCAGAGCAGGACGCAGAGCGCCATCGCCGCCCCGCACACCGCCCAGAGGGTGCCGTGGGAGACGGAGGAGAGGTGCATCGCCACCAGGGCGGCGAAGCCCACCACCATTGCCTCGGCGATCAGGGTGGAGGAGCAGAGGGTACGCACAGCAGGGGCCTCTCGGGCGGGTGACTCGGAACGCAGGAACTCGGGAAAGCGGGGGTCGTGCCTCAGCGCGGCCCGAGCAGGATACGGGCCTCGCCGACGGTGATGATGGAGCCGGTGACGAGCACGCCCGAGCCGCCGAGCTCGCCCACCTCCTCGGCCAGGGTGACCGCCGCCTCGATGGCGTCGTCCAGCCGGGGCTCGACCTGCACCCGGTCCGCGCCGAAGATCTCGACGGCGGTCTCGGCCAGGGCGTCCACCGAGGTGGCGCGCTGGGTCGAGTTCTGGGTGATGACGACCTCGGTCAGGACCGGCTCCAGCGCCTCCAGCAACCCCGCCGAGTCCTTGTCTCCGCTGGTGCTGATGACCCCGATCAGCCGGGTGAAGCCGAAGGACTCCCCGATCGCCTCGGCGGTGACCCGCGCCCCGGCCGGGTTGTGGGCGGCGTCCAGCACGATGGTGGGGCTGCGCCGGATCACCTCAAGCCGGCCGGGCGAACTGACGCCGGAGAAGGCGGCGCGGACCTTGTCGATGTCCAGCGGCTCCTCGCGGGCCGTGCCGACGCCGAAGAAGCCCTCGACCGCG
The Streptacidiphilus albus JL83 genome window above contains:
- a CDS encoding DUF4233 domain-containing protein, with the translated sequence MRTLCSSTLIAEAMVVGFAALVAMHLSSVSHGTLWAVCGAAMALCVLLCGMITRPGAVAVGWVLQVALIASGAVVGMMYALGVIFAALWWASVHYGRKIDVIKAARAAAV